Proteins found in one Cryptococcus neoformans var. grubii H99 chromosome 14, complete sequence genomic segment:
- a CDS encoding 2-isopropylmalate synthase, whose translation MPMLSDPSKRYLPFQPVPFPNRTWPDKTHKKAPIWLSTDLRDGNQSLANPMTNQQKLRFFRHLVQLGFKEIEVAYPAASETDYNFVRELIDRKEVPDDVWIQVLTPARADLIKRTFEAVAGLKHVIVHMYNATSCLFREVVFNNDRDETVKLAKDHTILIRQLAEKYAESHGTSFRYEYSPETFSQTETPYAVEVCEAVKKAWLGGHGSVWADGRKEERIIFNLPATVEVATPNCFADQVEIFCNSISEREKCIISLHTHNDRGCAVAAAELGVLAGADRIEGTVLGNGERTGNVDLVTLALNCYSQGISPNLDFSDMFSVIDTVTECTGLPVHPRHPYAGELVFTAFSGSHQDAIKKGFEAQAKRDNAGGKVWSMPYLPIDPADVGCTYEAVIRVNSQSGKGGIAYIVKSALSLDLPRRMQIAFYKVVQECSEATGKEMTSKDITTAFRQTYHLGGSIYDGRLVLKSFVTVDLHSSQTPSVAGTPDLSPIRSRSQTRMPPLSLSGGVAEPSPDRNLDRNLPSMSKRLTGKVLVDGKLHEIVGEGNGPLSSFLNALESDLGIVLSVREYTEHAVGAGSDVKAATYVELIPANVDAKDKTQGGFWGVGVDADITASGLKAVVSAANGFLGQGPIPSQNSV comes from the exons ATGCCTATGCT CTCCGATCCCTCCAAGCGCTACCTCCCCTTCCAGCCTGTCCCATTTCCCAATCGCACTTGGCCGGACAAAACTCATAAGAAAGCCCCTATTTGGCTTAGTACTGATCTTCGAGACGGGAATCAAAGTCTCGCCAATC CTATGACCAACCAGCAGAAGCTGCGCTTTTTCCGACATCTTGTGCAGTTGGGTTTTAAGGAAATCGAAGTAGCTTATCCAGCGGCATCTGAAACCGACTATAACTTCGTCCGGGAGTTAATCGATCGCAAGGAAGTCCCAGATGATGTCTGGATTCAA GTACTCACTCCTGCGCGAGCAGATCTTATCAAGCGAACATTCGAAGCCGTCGCGGGTCTTAAACATGTTATCGTCCATATGTACAATGCTACATCTTGTTTGTTCCGAGAAGTTGTCTTCAACAACGATCGAGATGAAACAGTCAA GCTTGCTAAGGATCACACCATTCTCATTCGTCAGCTCGCGGAAAAATACGCTGAGTCGCACGGTACTAGCTTCCGCTATGAATATTCCCCTGAAACATTCTCTCAAACTGAGACACCGTACGCTGTAGAGGTGTGTGAGGCAGTGAAAAAGGCTTGGCTTGGTGGACATGGAAGTGTCTGGGCGGACGGTCGCAAGGAAGAGCGAATTATCTTCAATCTCCCGGCCACAGTTGAAGTTGCGACTCCCAATTGCTTCGCTGACCAA GTTGAAATTTTCTGTAATTCCATTtcggagagagagaagtgTATCATCAGTCTCCACACTCATAATGATAGAG GCTGTGCAGTAGCTGCTGCTGAACTTGGCGTTCTTGCTGGCGCTGATCGTATCGAAGGTACTGTGCTCGGTAACGGTGAGCGCACCGGGAATGTGGACCTTGTTACCCTTGCTCTCAATTGCTATTCTCAAGGCATCAGTCCCAACCTTGACTTCTCAGACATGTTTTCTGTCATTGACACTGTGACAGAATGTACTGGTCTGCCTGTGCACCCTCGCCATCCTTATGCTGGTGAACTTGTGTTCACTGCCTTCTCTGGTAGCCATCAGGATGCCATCAAAAAGGGCTTCGAGGCCCAGGCTAAAAGAGACAATGCCGGTGGCAAGGTGTGGAGCATGCCTTATCTTCCTATTGATCCTGCAGATGTTGGTTGTACATATGAGGCTGTGATTCGTGTCAACTCTCAGTCTGGCAAGGGGGG CATTGCCTATATTGTGAAGTCCGCGCTCTCTCTTGACCTTCCTCGAAGGATGCAAATTGCCTTCTACAAGGTTGTTCAAGAATGTTCTGAGGCAACtggaaaggagatgacCTCCAAAGACATTACCACTGCTTTCCGTCAGACTTACCATCTTGGTGGTTCTATCTATGATGGGCGACTTGTCCTCAAGTCTTTTGTCACAGTTGATCTTCACTCTTCACAAACACCATCAGTTGCTGGGACTCCCGACCTTTCCCCAATTCGGTCTCGATCCCAAACACGCATGCCCCCCCTCAGTCTTTCAGGTGGTGTAGCAGAACCTAGCCCAGACCGAAATCTTGATAGAAATTTGCCTTCAATGTCCAAACGTCTTACTGGCAAGGTTTTAGTTGATGGGAAATTGCATGAGATTGTTGGTGAAGGTAATGGGCCACTCTCATCGTTCCTTAATGCTCTTGAGAGTGACCTTGGCATTGTGTTGTCTGTCCGAGAATATACTGAGCATGCTGTGGGTGCTGGATCTGATGTGAAGGCCGCAACATATGTTGAGCTTATTCCTGCAAATGTGGATGCAAAGGACAAGACTCAGGGAGGATTCTGGGGTGTTGGTGTTGATGCTGATATCACAGCAAGTGGCCTCAAAGCAGTAGTTAGTGCAGCCAATGGTTTTTTGGGTCAAGGTCCCATCCCATCTCAAAACAGTGTTTAG
- a CDS encoding SHO1 osmosensor, whose product MLGGGSFDAGYVMRHPVFLVTFVIAVPSWIIAFAGQCAAEAKYSSSNGRAPVAGSLWFNIWLQLLIIIQLFLAVSSDDVALHRFQLSIFLAIATALAVGGVQFIFGTPGAYVATGVGWLLLTMVNLVWIVYLTSEEDTFFYNMLNSGGNGGLSNHSRRIGTAVQRRDSTPGYGGGEMGLGNSIGGMPRGISSNTMNSGGYGGGYAPAAMEGTPQKLTSAREEYNHTGVQSPGIDESVPRPQRAKALYAYSASPDDPNEVSFMKGEILEVVDATGKWFQVRTPAGITGIAPSNYLVLL is encoded by the exons ATGCTTGGTGGTGGCAGTTTCGATGCGGGCTATGTCATGCGACACCCAGTCTTTCTTGTTACGTTCGTCATTGCTGTTCCATCATGGATTATCGCTTTTGCTGGTCAATGTGCCGCAGAAGCTAAGTACT CATCGAGTAATGGTCGTGCTCCTGTCGCTGGTTCTCTGTGGTTCAACATTTGGCTTCAACT CCTGATTATTATACAGCTATT TCTGGCCGTTTCGTCGGATGATGTTGCTTTGCATCGTTTCCAGCTCTCAATTTTTTTGGCGATTGCAACCGCTTTAGCTGTTGGCGGTGTACAATTCATATTCGGGACGCCTGGTGCGTACGTAGCCACCGGCGTCGGATGGCTGCTTTTGACAATGGTCAAT CTCGTCTGGATTGTTTACTTGACATCTGAAGAAGACACATTTTTTTACAACATGCTCAATTCTGGAGGTAATGGCGGTCTTTCCAATCACAGTAGGCGGATTGGCACTGCCGTTCAGCGACGAGACTCGACTCCTGGATATGGTGGAGGGGAAATGGGTCTCGGGAATAGCATAGGTGGAATGCCCCGGGGTATATCGTCTAACACAATGAACAGTGGTGGATATGGAGGTGGCTATGCTCCCGCGGCCATGGAAGGGACTCCTCAGAAGTTGACCTCTGCGCGAGAGGAATACAATCATACCGGTGTTCAGAGCCCTGGAATTGACGAATCTGTTCCCCGCCCACAGCGCGCTAA GGCGCTGTACGCCTATTCTGCTTCGCCCGATGATCCCAATGAGGTTTCATTCATGAAGGGCGAAATACTTGAAGTAGTGGACGCCACTGGCAAGTGGTTCCAAGTTCGAACACCCGCTGGTATTACAGGG ATTGCCCCCTCCAATTACCTTGTCTTGCTTTGA
- a CDS encoding dihydroxy-acid dehydratase — MLSRRIATTSPTAHARAFHASATKASKEVIMNRYSRIITQPKAQGASQAMLYATEGIENDEDFNKAMVGVASVWYEGNPCNRHILSLGQRVKKSLMNAGIIGYQFGTVGVSDGISMGTSGMSYSLQSRDLIADSVETAAGGHWLDGMVVLPGCDKNMPGTLIALGRLNRPSMMVYGGTIRPGSCGGEVLDIVSAFQSYGRYLQEGQTPEAEKTRYNTIRNACPGPGACGGMYTANTIASASEALGMTLPGSSSFPAEYPEKHAECDAVGETMRKVLEDNLLPRQIMTRQAFENAMALTMALGGSTNVVLHLIAIARSVGINLTIDDFQTVSDRVPLLADLKPSGKYVMEDINTIGGTPSVIHYLIKNGIMTGDEMTITGKTLGENCDRWVEEHGSKWEGQKILRPINDPLKSTGHIRILRGNLAPGGAVSKITGKEGLRFTGKCRAFDDEESFVKAVESGSIKKGEKTVVVLRYLGPKGGPGMPEMLKPTSLIMGAGLGYDVACLTDGRFSGGSHGFVVGHVVPEAQVGGPIALVQDGDVIHIDAVANTLSVDVSDEEMARRKENWVAPPLKVTHGTLLKYARAVTDASHGCVTDA, encoded by the exons ATGCTTTCAAGACGCATCGCTACTACAAGCCCAACCGCTCACGCTAGAGCATTCCATGCGTCAGCCACCAAAGCCTCGAAAGAGGTCATAATGAATCGTTATTCTAGGATTATTACCCAACCTAAGGCTCAAGGCGCTTCTCAG GCCATGCTTTACGCCACAGAAGGCATTGAGAATGACGAAGACTTCAACAAGGCCATGGTTGGCGTTGCCAGTGTCTGGTACGAAGGCAACCC ATGCAATCGACATATTTTGAGCCTTGGCCagagagtgaagaagtCCCTTATGAATGCTGGCATCATTGGCTACCAATTTGGTACTGTCGGTGTCTCTGACGGTATCAGCATGGGTACCTCTGGAA TGTCTTACTCTCTGCAATCTCGTGACCTCATTGCCGACTCTGTTGAGACGGCTGCTGGTGGCCATTGGCTTGATGGTATGGTTGTCTTACCTGGTTGCGATAAAAACATGCCTGGTACTTTGATTGCTCTCGGTCGACTTAATCGACCCAGTATGATGGTTTATGGCGGTACTATCCGTCCCGGTTCTTGTGGCGGTGAGGTGCTCGACATTGTGTCAGCTTTCCAGAGTTATGGACGGTATCTCCAAGAAGGTCAAACACCCGAGGCTGAAAAGACCCGTTACAATACTATTCGAAACGCATGTCCTGGTCCTGGAGCCTGTGGAGGC ATGTACACTGCTAACACAATCGCGTCCGCCTCCGAAGCATTGGGTATGACTCTTCCGGGGTCGTCGTCTTTCCCTGCGGAATATCCTGAAAAGCATGCGGAATGTGACGCTGTTGGCGAAACTATGCGCAAGGTTTTGGAAGACAACCTTCTCCCTAGACAAATCATGACAAGGCAGGCTTTCGAAAATGCGATG GCTCTTACCATGGCGCTCGGTGGATCTACCAACGTTGTTCTCCATTTGATCGCCATCGCTCGGTCGGTTGGTATCAACCTTACCATTGATGATTTCCAAACGGTCTCCGATAGAGTGCCTTTGCTCGCTGATCTCAAGCCCAGTGGCAAATATGTTATGGAAGACATCAATACCATCGGTGGCACGCCTTCCGTCATTCACTATCTGATCAAAAACGGAATTATGACAGGTGACGAGATGACCATCACCGGTAAAACCCTTGGAGAGAATTGTGATCGCTGGGTGGAGGAGCACGGTAGCAAGTGGGAAGGACAGAAGATTTTGCGACCTATTAACGATCCTCTTAAGTCTACTGGACACATCCG AATTCTGCGCGGTAATCTTGCCCCTGGAGGTGCTGTCTCTAAGATCACAGGCAAAGAAGGCTTGCGCTTTACTGGCAAATGTAGGGCTTTCGACGATGAGGAGAGCTTCGTGAAGGCCGTCGAAAGCGGTTCTAtcaagaagggagagaaaaCTGTTGTTGTGTTGAGATATCTTGGCCCCAAGGGCGGACCTG GTATGCCTGAAATGCTCAAACCTACCAGTTTGATCATGGGCGCTGGTCTAGGATATGATGTCGCTTGTTTGACAGATGGACGATTTAGCGGAGG CTCTCATGGCTTTGTCGTTGGTCATGTCGTTCCGGAGGCCCAGGTTGGAGGACCCATTGCTTTGGTTCAAGACGGGGATGTTATTCACATTGATGCCGTTGCGAACACCTTGTCTGTGGACGTATCCGACGAGGAGATGGCccgaagaaaggagaattGGGTTGCCCCTCCTCTCAAGGTCACTCACGGAACGTTGCTCAAGTATGCCCGAGCTGTTACCGATGCTTCTCATGGATGTG TCACGGATGCTTAA